Proteins encoded by one window of Ignavibacteriota bacterium:
- the uvrA gene encoding excinuclease ABC subunit UvrA → MKNSNLKDSKKYISIRGAKLHNLKNIDVDIPRNKLTVVSGVSGSGKSTLAFDTIYAEGQRRFVESLSSYARQFLERMHKPDAESISGIPPAIAIQQNVQTRNPRSTVGTTTEIYDYLRLLFGRIGRTVCYNCGAEVRRDTPQFVVEQIMKNEENDRIYLAFPFPENARDLKSYIELYKEAGYFRYINLKSKIVFSYEEVELLKEIDASSGAVVVDRLVLKTDDEILTRLTDSVESAFKMSSGKCIVINLTSNKQRLFSTAYECTDCGIVYEEPDPKLFSFNNPHGACPKCQGFGRTVGIDESLVIPDMGKSLSQAAIHPFKGEAMSKFMRDLLRTAIKCNIDINKPVYNFTDDELNFIWNGHGDYIGLHEFFKMLEENSHKMQYRILMSRYRGYTKCKACNGSRIRTSARQVFVGNQNIPQLINLPFEKLLEYFEKLELNEYETTVAGQVLNELKWRCKLLVEIGLDYINLARLSHTLSGGESQRISLSTALGSSLVGTLYVLDEPSIGMHPRDTGRLLNILFKIRNLGNTVLVVEHDPDIIRFADYLIDMGPDAGSDGGEIVFEGVFKDVLKSERSLTGQYLSNRKKVPLPEKRRKLTDKKLVIPKARDNNLKIEDLEIPLECIVCVTGVSGSGKSTLVHDVIYNNIKRNIGSYNLKNAKFEGILGYEQIENIEIVDQSSIGKSSRSTPATYSKSFDFIRELFSSTQASKQLGWRPGHFSFNVAGGRCEACEGEGIVTVEMQFLPDVALECESCRGTRYKKEVQNILYNGKSIVDVLDMTVDEAIKFFEDKPKIARKLLTLQDVGLGYLKLGQPSTMLSGGESQRIKLAGSLDSSYEGHTLFIFDEPTTGLHLDDISKLINCFDRLAAKGNSIIIIEHNLSIVASADYIIDLGPEAGENGGTVVATGTPEQICKVKNSYTGIALADYFKMIKHKY, encoded by the coding sequence GTGAAAAATTCTAATTTAAAAGATAGTAAAAAGTATATCAGCATCAGGGGTGCAAAGCTTCATAATTTGAAAAATATTGATGTTGACATTCCAAGAAATAAGTTGACTGTAGTTTCAGGAGTATCAGGTTCGGGAAAATCAACTTTGGCATTTGATACCATATACGCAGAAGGTCAGAGGCGTTTTGTTGAGTCATTATCTTCTTATGCCCGACAATTTCTCGAAAGAATGCACAAACCTGATGCAGAGTCAATTTCGGGGATACCGCCGGCAATAGCTATTCAGCAAAATGTCCAAACCCGCAACCCACGCTCAACAGTCGGAACAACGACAGAAATATATGATTATTTAAGATTATTGTTCGGTAGGATCGGCAGGACAGTTTGTTATAATTGCGGTGCTGAAGTAAGGCGAGACACCCCGCAGTTCGTAGTTGAACAAATTATGAAAAATGAGGAAAACGACAGAATTTACCTTGCTTTTCCATTTCCCGAGAATGCCCGTGATTTAAAATCCTATATCGAATTATACAAGGAAGCAGGTTATTTCAGGTATATAAATTTGAAATCGAAAATAGTTTTCTCATACGAAGAAGTCGAATTACTTAAAGAAATAGATGCATCATCAGGTGCTGTTGTTGTTGATAGATTAGTCCTTAAAACTGATGACGAAATATTGACAAGATTAACTGATTCAGTCGAATCTGCATTTAAAATGTCGTCAGGCAAGTGTATTGTAATCAATCTTACAAGCAACAAACAGCGGCTTTTTAGTACTGCTTATGAATGTACGGATTGCGGAATAGTATATGAGGAGCCAGACCCCAAACTTTTCTCATTTAACAATCCTCATGGCGCCTGCCCTAAGTGTCAGGGATTTGGTCGCACAGTCGGCATTGATGAAAGCCTTGTGATACCCGATATGGGCAAAAGTCTTAGTCAGGCAGCAATCCATCCGTTCAAAGGTGAGGCTATGTCCAAATTTATGAGGGATTTACTCAGAACCGCAATAAAGTGCAACATTGACATTAATAAGCCCGTTTATAATTTTACTGATGATGAATTGAATTTTATCTGGAATGGGCATGGTGATTATATCGGATTGCATGAATTTTTTAAAATGCTCGAAGAGAATAGTCACAAAATGCAATACAGAATTTTAATGAGCAGATACAGAGGTTATACAAAATGCAAAGCGTGCAACGGCTCAAGGATAAGAACCTCTGCCAGGCAGGTATTTGTTGGAAATCAGAATATACCTCAGCTCATAAATTTACCTTTTGAGAAATTACTTGAATATTTTGAAAAATTGGAATTGAATGAATACGAAACTACAGTTGCAGGTCAGGTTCTCAATGAGTTGAAATGGCGTTGCAAACTTCTTGTTGAAATTGGTCTCGATTATATTAACTTAGCGAGACTTTCGCATACTCTTTCCGGTGGTGAATCTCAGAGGATATCGCTTTCCACAGCTCTTGGTTCTTCTCTTGTCGGCACTCTTTATGTGCTTGATGAGCCAAGTATAGGAATGCACCCACGTGATACAGGAAGACTTTTGAATATATTATTTAAAATTCGTAATTTAGGAAATACTGTCCTTGTTGTAGAGCACGACCCTGACATAATCAGGTTTGCAGATTATTTGATTGATATGGGTCCTGATGCAGGGAGTGACGGTGGTGAAATAGTTTTCGAAGGTGTTTTTAAAGATGTCCTGAAATCCGAAAGGTCGCTAACAGGTCAGTATCTTTCTAATCGCAAGAAAGTTCCATTGCCGGAAAAAAGGAGAAAACTCACAGATAAAAAGCTGGTAATTCCTAAAGCTCGTGATAATAATCTCAAAATTGAGGATTTGGAAATTCCATTAGAGTGTATTGTTTGTGTTACAGGAGTTTCGGGTTCCGGAAAAAGCACATTAGTCCATGATGTAATTTATAACAACATCAAACGAAATATCGGCTCCTATAATCTCAAAAATGCTAAATTTGAAGGCATTCTTGGATATGAACAAATTGAGAATATCGAAATAGTTGACCAGTCTTCAATAGGAAAATCTTCTCGCTCAACACCGGCAACATATTCAAAATCTTTTGATTTCATACGTGAATTATTCTCTTCTACTCAGGCATCTAAACAATTAGGCTGGCGTCCCGGACATTTCTCGTTTAATGTAGCAGGCGGCAGATGTGAAGCATGTGAAGGTGAAGGTATTGTTACTGTCGAGATGCAATTTTTACCTGATGTTGCTTTGGAATGTGAATCATGCCGTGGTACAAGATACAAAAAGGAAGTACAAAATATACTTTATAATGGTAAAAGTATAGTAGATGTACTGGATATGACTGTTGATGAAGCAATTAAGTTTTTTGAAGATAAACCAAAAATTGCCCGTAAACTTCTTACTCTTCAGGATGTCGGGCTTGGGTATCTCAAGCTCGGACAACCTTCGACAATGCTTTCAGGCGGCGAATCTCAAAGGATTAAGCTTGCAGGTAGCCTTGATTCATCTTATGAAGGACATACATTGTTCATTTTTGATGAGCCGACAACAGGCTTGCATCTTGATGATATATCAAAGTTGATAAATTGTTTCGATAGACTTGCTGCTAAAGGAAACTCAATCATTATTATTGAACATAATCTGAGTATAGTTGCCTCAGCTGATTATATAATAGACTTAGGTCCTGAAGCAGGCGAAAACGGAGGTACTGTTGTTGCAACAGGAACACCCGAACAAATCTGCAAGGTCAAAAACTCTTATACCGGTATTGCACTTGCAGATTATTTCAAAATGATTAAACATAAATATTAG
- a CDS encoding SBBP repeat-containing protein, translating to MKYIFITLFLCVGLNLYSQTWEFLEKPEILKNGKGYSTHDQTFGIIEDGSGNLYHTGYFEGEIQFGNSNLSSVGNRDLYIAKINKSGGWDWAVSAGGASTDFSRSIAADNNGNLFITGYYFGTCIFGSHSLTAQNNSDIFVAKLSPAGVWLWARTASGGGFNRGNSITCDNVGNAYITGSFESSVSFGSISISSFGSRDIFAAKINSSGNWIWAKKAGGTGSEDGVSIKYSSNDNFVAVTGFYSSNSAFGQINLAASGGRDIFVSRIDTSGNWVWAKSAASSGAEEAKALTVDNSGNILITGYYSSALTIGLDNLPAGQGRDIFVAKLNKSGDWLWARYATGADTDEANAIGVDNSGNAYITGSFYSDLTINNNTLNASSDRNLFVARISSSGSWVWGRAATGSSTVDGNGISVMSNGVSYIAGAYFENATFGSTTLTSKGDSDILIASISATGNWNWAHSNAGLTGIVTGDGVAVDSSGSIIYVGSFYGDVKFGNTTLSSNGGKDIYVAKYTPQTGWNWAKSFGGTSDDVANSVCTDAANNIYITGNFLNSISFGSNNHNSNGFNDIYIVKLSETGNVIWSQTTGDNEFDEGVAIINKGDKIYLTGTYSRRPYFGATRLNARGNEEIFITKMDTSGTYLWAISAGGGQFDYPRDIFVDKFDNVLLTGGFETTCYFDNITVSSNGGDDIFAAKADSEGIWKWAVRAGTTNFQESGWGITSDEFGNVYFVSSFRALCLFGSEYILHKGQSDFALSKLDSNGNWIWSKGYGDQGVDIAYNLNYFNGRLTMSGAVSSTFMIGSQQFKAYGTRNGFLASFDSEGEILWARSDEGLGYSEFRKLVVDNNNSAHLIGNYMTSAQIGNFSVSESNSVDKNALFTTNGFSLPKPEWTFRDSTGKSAVVSIPKIINPKVNGRNLAAGDAVGLFYMRNNNFYCAGMEYWKGEDLNITIWGNDTDTPIKDGFDDNETLNLLVWDALKAEEILTKVRLESGPDKFNKDSTTVILQLPIVYDTLKISLNQGWNMISSFCYPREKLLDSIFVNIKNSITIAKSSSGSTYLPLFNINTIGNWNIKEGYQVFANQNTELIVEGDFIEPEDNAYNLNAGWTIISYLRKTPMNAATAFQSLAESGKLVIVKSNEGGNYLPMFQINTIGNLQPGKAYQIYLNASAEFTYPAND from the coding sequence ATGAAATATATATTTATTACTTTATTTTTATGTGTCGGACTCAATTTATATTCTCAGACATGGGAATTTCTTGAAAAACCTGAAATTTTAAAAAATGGTAAAGGTTATTCAACCCATGACCAGACTTTTGGAATTATCGAAGATGGGAGTGGCAATTTATATCACACAGGTTATTTTGAGGGAGAAATCCAATTTGGCAACAGTAATTTATCTTCCGTTGGTAACCGAGATTTGTATATAGCCAAAATAAACAAGTCCGGCGGGTGGGACTGGGCAGTATCTGCAGGAGGAGCTTCAACTGATTTCAGCCGAAGTATTGCTGCTGATAATAACGGGAATTTATTTATAACCGGATATTACTTCGGAACTTGCATATTTGGTAGTCATAGCCTTACAGCGCAAAACAATTCTGATATTTTTGTAGCAAAATTAAGCCCTGCAGGTGTATGGCTTTGGGCAAGGACAGCTTCCGGCGGCGGCTTTAACCGTGGAAATTCTATCACCTGTGATAATGTCGGAAATGCATATATAACAGGCAGCTTTGAATCTTCAGTTTCTTTCGGAAGCATCTCAATAAGTTCATTCGGCTCACGAGATATTTTTGCAGCAAAAATCAACTCATCGGGTAATTGGATTTGGGCAAAAAAAGCCGGTGGGACAGGTTCTGAAGATGGAGTGAGCATCAAATACAGTTCTAATGATAATTTTGTTGCAGTCACAGGATTTTACTCGTCAAATTCAGCTTTTGGACAGATTAATCTTGCAGCATCAGGCGGCAGAGATATATTTGTCTCCAGAATAGATACAAGCGGCAACTGGGTTTGGGCAAAATCAGCCGCATCCTCAGGAGCAGAAGAAGCAAAGGCTCTTACAGTAGACAATTCAGGAAATATACTCATTACCGGATATTATTCATCAGCTCTGACAATTGGGCTTGACAATCTTCCAGCCGGACAGGGTAGAGATATTTTTGTGGCTAAATTGAATAAAAGCGGTGACTGGCTTTGGGCAAGATATGCCACTGGGGCAGATACTGACGAAGCTAATGCAATAGGTGTTGATAATAGTGGGAATGCATATATAACCGGTTCATTTTATTCAGATTTAACTATTAATAATAACACTTTGAATGCAAGTTCTGACAGAAATTTATTCGTTGCCAGAATAAGCTCCTCAGGCTCATGGGTTTGGGGAAGAGCAGCTACCGGAAGCTCTACGGTTGATGGCAACGGAATATCAGTAATGTCAAACGGTGTATCATACATAGCGGGAGCATATTTTGAAAATGCTACTTTCGGCTCAACAACTCTTACTTCAAAAGGCGATTCTGATATACTTATTGCCTCAATTTCCGCTACGGGTAACTGGAATTGGGCACACTCAAATGCCGGTCTGACTGGAATAGTTACAGGTGATGGAGTCGCTGTGGACTCCTCAGGCAGTATAATTTATGTTGGCTCATTCTATGGAGATGTCAAATTTGGAAATACTACTCTATCTTCAAATGGCGGCAAGGATATCTATGTTGCAAAATATACTCCTCAAACCGGATGGAATTGGGCAAAATCTTTTGGAGGTACTTCTGATGATGTTGCAAACTCAGTATGTACAGATGCTGCAAATAATATTTACATAACCGGAAATTTTTTAAATTCCATAAGTTTCGGTAGCAATAACCACAATTCAAATGGTTTTAATGATATATATATAGTAAAATTATCCGAAACCGGAAATGTAATTTGGTCTCAAACTACAGGAGATAACGAATTTGATGAAGGGGTGGCTATAATAAATAAAGGTGATAAAATCTATCTGACCGGAACTTACTCAAGACGGCCTTATTTTGGTGCTACAAGACTTAATGCAAGAGGCAATGAAGAGATATTTATTACTAAAATGGATACTTCAGGAACTTACTTATGGGCGATTTCAGCCGGAGGTGGTCAGTTTGACTATCCAAGGGATATATTTGTTGATAAATTTGATAATGTATTACTTACAGGGGGCTTTGAAACTACTTGCTATTTTGATAATATCACAGTATCAAGTAATGGCGGTGATGATATTTTTGCCGCAAAAGCTGACTCTGAAGGTATTTGGAAATGGGCTGTGAGAGCCGGAACAACAAACTTTCAGGAATCCGGCTGGGGTATAACCTCAGATGAATTTGGAAATGTGTATTTCGTATCATCATTCCGGGCGCTTTGCCTTTTTGGCTCAGAATATATTTTACACAAAGGTCAAAGTGATTTTGCTTTATCCAAGCTTGATTCAAATGGTAACTGGATTTGGAGTAAAGGTTATGGTGATCAGGGGGTGGATATTGCCTATAATTTGAATTATTTCAATGGCAGATTAACAATGTCAGGTGCAGTTTCTTCCACATTTATGATTGGTAGTCAGCAATTTAAAGCTTATGGCACCAGAAACGGTTTCCTTGCTTCATTCGATAGTGAAGGTGAAATACTTTGGGCACGTTCAGACGAGGGATTAGGCTATTCTGAGTTTCGCAAATTAGTAGTTGATAATAATAATTCAGCACATTTGATTGGGAATTATATGACAAGTGCTCAAATTGGAAATTTTTCAGTTTCTGAGTCAAATAGCGTTGATAAAAATGCACTCTTTACAACCAACGGCTTTTCACTTCCAAAGCCGGAGTGGACTTTCAGAGACAGCACCGGTAAAAGTGCTGTAGTATCAATTCCTAAGATTATAAATCCAAAAGTTAACGGAAGAAATCTTGCAGCCGGAGATGCCGTTGGATTGTTTTATATGAGAAATAATAATTTTTATTGTGCCGGTATGGAATATTGGAAAGGTGAAGACCTTAACATAACCATCTGGGGTAATGACACTGATACTCCGATAAAAGATGGTTTTGATGATAATGAAACATTGAATCTATTAGTTTGGGATGCTTTAAAAGCCGAAGAAATTTTGACAAAAGTACGTCTTGAATCTGGACCTGATAAGTTCAATAAAGATAGTACCACTGTTATTTTGCAGCTCCCTATTGTCTATGACACTTTGAAAATAAGTCTGAACCAGGGCTGGAATATGATATCATCATTCTGCTATCCAAGAGAAAAGTTACTTGACAGCATTTTTGTAAATATTAAAAACAGTATAACAATTGCCAAATCTTCAAGTGGCAGTACATATCTTCCGCTTTTTAATATAAATACAATCGGCAACTGGAATATCAAAGAAGGTTATCAGGTATTTGCAAATCAAAATACCGAATTGATTGTTGAAGGTGACTTCATTGAGCCTGAAGACAATGCTTATAATCTGAATGCAGGCTGGACAATTATTTCATATTTACGAAAAACACCAATGAATGCAGCTACTGCTTTTCAATCATTGGCTGAATCCGGCAAACTTGTGATTGTCAAATCAAACGAAGGCGGCAACTACTTGCCTATGTTCCAAATAAATACAATCGGAAATTTACAACCGGGCAAAGCTTACCAGATTTATCTTAATGCATCTGCAGAGTTTACCTATCCTGCCAATGACTAA
- a CDS encoding cob(I)yrinic acid a,c-diamide adenosyltransferase → MKIYTKTGDDGTTGLFNGVRVSKYDIRVESYGTVDELNSIIGLARTFTAHIEISDALKIISNTLFTLGSDLATPLNPPPKFEVTRLSPESIAYLENLIDEYTDKLPPLKSFILPGGSQSASFLHQARTVCRRAERLIVRLSELENIGPFVIIFINRLSDYLFTAARYENHLSGISDNVWEK, encoded by the coding sequence ATGAAAATCTATACAAAAACGGGTGATGACGGCACTACAGGATTATTCAATGGTGTTCGGGTATCAAAATATGATATAAGAGTTGAGTCTTATGGCACAGTTGACGAGCTAAATTCGATTATAGGTCTTGCCCGGACATTTACAGCTCACATTGAAATTTCAGACGCTTTGAAAATTATATCCAATACGCTGTTTACTTTGGGAAGTGACCTTGCCACACCACTGAATCCACCCCCAAAATTTGAGGTTACAAGACTTTCGCCGGAAAGCATCGCTTATCTTGAAAACTTGATTGATGAATATACTGATAAGCTCCCGCCGCTTAAGAGTTTTATTCTTCCGGGAGGCAGTCAGTCAGCATCTTTTCTACATCAGGCGCGAACAGTATGCCGCCGTGCAGAAAGACTGATTGTCAGACTTTCGGAGCTTGAAAATATAGGTCCTTTTGTAATAATTTTCATCAACCGACTTTCTGATTATCTGTTCACAGCTGCCAGATATGAGAATCACCTCTCCGGAATAAGTGATAATGTGTGGGAAAAATAG
- the nadB gene encoding L-aspartate oxidase — translation MIKTDVLVLGSGLSGCIAALSAADRGVQVTLISKSKSIVSGNTPWAQGGIIYKGINDSPEKLKDDIINAGDHTSWDVAVEQLCNYGPGLIEKFLFERCKVDFDRNDSGEVHLTAEGAHSEPRIIHSKDKTGLSIHEAVAREVDKHPNIKVITNHTAVDLLTLSHHSANPLDIYEKPACFGAYVIDNDECKVFPVLANETILALGGLGQIYLHTTNPAESTGDGIALAWRAGARCFNLQYIQFHPTTFYGEKDRFLISEAVRGEGGILIDNSGKPFMDSIHELGSLAPRDIVARAIHQTMLETEHPCVYLDISFKNSDWIKNRFPTIYKHCLQNGTDISIEPIPVVPSAHYSCGGVGVSLKGRTSLQRLYAVGEVSCTGVHGANRLASTSLLECIVWGQKAGEEAAEHVKVDDYFPELYPWDGYDEYMDPALIRQDWLTIRNTMWNYVGLVRTRQRLLRATTILRHLQSEVENFYQKARMTKEMIQLRNGVQTAIAVTSATLESRTSRGTHYIVS, via the coding sequence ATGATTAAAACAGATGTATTGGTTCTCGGTAGTGGTCTTTCCGGATGTATTGCAGCCTTGTCTGCAGCAGACCGCGGAGTGCAGGTAACGTTGATAAGTAAGTCTAAAAGTATAGTGTCAGGGAATACCCCATGGGCACAAGGCGGAATAATTTATAAAGGTATCAACGATTCTCCGGAAAAACTTAAAGATGATATCATCAATGCGGGAGATCATACCAGTTGGGATGTTGCCGTTGAACAGCTATGCAACTATGGACCCGGTTTAATTGAAAAATTTCTTTTTGAAAGATGCAAAGTTGATTTTGATAGAAATGATTCAGGCGAAGTGCATCTAACAGCTGAAGGAGCTCACTCTGAGCCAAGGATAATACATTCTAAGGATAAAACAGGCTTATCAATTCATGAAGCTGTCGCCAGAGAGGTTGATAAGCACCCAAATATTAAAGTTATAACCAATCATACAGCAGTTGATTTGCTTACACTTTCTCACCATTCAGCCAATCCGCTTGATATATATGAAAAGCCGGCTTGCTTCGGAGCTTATGTTATTGATAATGACGAGTGTAAAGTTTTTCCTGTTTTAGCAAATGAAACCATTTTGGCTTTAGGTGGACTTGGGCAAATTTATCTCCACACTACAAATCCGGCTGAATCAACCGGTGATGGGATAGCACTTGCATGGAGAGCAGGTGCGAGATGCTTTAATTTGCAGTATATACAATTTCATCCAACTACTTTTTATGGAGAAAAGGATAGGTTTTTGATTTCCGAAGCAGTGCGAGGAGAGGGCGGAATACTTATTGACAATAGCGGCAAACCATTTATGGATTCCATCCACGAGCTTGGTTCACTTGCCCCGAGAGACATAGTTGCAAGGGCTATACATCAGACTATGCTCGAAACTGAACACCCATGCGTTTATTTGGATATTTCTTTTAAAAATTCAGATTGGATAAAAAACCGCTTTCCCACAATTTATAAGCATTGTCTGCAAAATGGTACTGATATTAGTATTGAACCAATTCCTGTTGTACCATCGGCTCATTATTCCTGCGGTGGTGTAGGGGTAAGCCTGAAAGGCAGAACATCACTTCAGAGACTATATGCAGTGGGTGAAGTGTCCTGTACTGGTGTTCACGGAGCAAACAGACTTGCTTCGACATCACTTCTCGAGTGCATTGTTTGGGGGCAAAAAGCCGGTGAGGAAGCAGCTGAGCACGTCAAAGTTGATGATTACTTCCCGGAGCTTTACCCATGGGATGGCTATGATGAATATATGGACCCTGCATTGATTCGTCAGGACTGGCTGACAATCAGAAATACTATGTGGAATTATGTTGGATTGGTGCGTACAAGACAGAGATTGCTTCGTGCTACGACAATATTAAGACATCTGCAATCAGAAGTGGAGAATTTCTATCAAAAAGCCCGGATGACCAAGGAAATGATTCAACTCCGTAACGGTGTGCAGACTGCTATAGCTGTAACATCAGCTACTTTGGAATCTCGTACAAGCAGAGGAACACATTATATTGTATCCTAA